The window GTTAATCACATTTTATGACAATGAAACACACATTTGAATTGGTGTTCAAATATTCCTGAAAGGGTATTGACTTTATAAAGTACTTTTTAACATTTTAGAAAATAGTTCCATTTTAgcaggtttttaaaataaatcttaattaaATGAATTCAAAAGTACAAAAATGTTTGACCGATGTATGACTAACGTTTTGTCATTGAGCTGAATGCCGTAAATGAATACCCAAAACATACAAGaccagctagtgacagtgacggaacaaaaaatgttttttaatttgtatagaaaatccagCAGTAGCAGTGGTATATTTAGGGGTGTTGCTGGATGGATggatatatattcatatatatattcgGGTGGTATGGAATAACTTAGTGTAAGTACGTTATTTGGTgtggtatgtatatatatacacatacatatatacaccacACCAAATAACGTACTTACACtaagttcttccataccacccgaatatatatatgaatatatatccATCCATCCAGCAACACCCCTAAAAATACCAccgtatatatgtgtatatgtatatatacatacatgcataccaCACCACACAAAATAACATACTTACAGtaagttcttccataccacccaaACTCTTTGATCATATTTGAACTCAGGTGGACTTCAATGTGACTATAAGCATGATGTCTGAATCCACATGTAGTCCACTTTTGCAACATCTAAAAAAAATCAGTACCGCACATAAACTGTCTCGTTAAAAGCTTGGAACTTGATCGCTTTTCAAATATTATTGTTCaagtctttttaaaaaaatatacattttggaAAATCAAATggtaaacatgtaataagtgcccgAAAATAGTAATATCCCGTGTTCGTAAAGTATATTGTGTGATCTGAgacctagaatacaaagttgacaaTGTATCGTCAGTGCACACATGTTCTTGCTGACATTATTTTGTTCTTCACAGAATTGGGCAGTGCTTTTGGcttgcactttttcttcaggaagtaggtcaaaaaattatttgtagtttagttattgcaatttaaaattattattttttatgtatagtgaaacctctatttaacaaatctcaagggaccaaaatttgttgtgtttgttgtaaaggggtttgttaaatggaggtttcgcacaatatatttctagtcatcataaagcttcacataaatggctagaactgtctttctgactgtttactacgatatgaggaattaaacatgaaaaagcacattgaatacacttgtttaatggccaaccatttgatgcttggaaattatcaattcccatccccagtgcttcctggcgtgCCAGTTATTGTAAAATTGGCCTTAAGACGTTGATGttagatgccctagcctccattggccagtcaaaaagtatcttgtccaaatcatcatttttacatactttcacaagTTTTCGAATTGTTCCTAGCGTTGTTTTCGATCTATTCCctgttggataatatggtcgaaagtgtagacaccgggatgtcgaaacgtttagctatatcacttttttttccaccttcatcaactgaatttaaaatttctaattttattttaacgtcaatctgtcgccgctttttaggattagaattcattttacagtagtaccgtgttgatttccgtaactacgtgtggaaataaataaacaacagtgaaaacaaaaaaaacggaaattgtactcccccatagataaaaatatttgcgtgtgcgcatctttaaccatagaaacgtAAAATATACTAGTTCGTCTTGCCAGATcgatggtacgagaggtttccgccactaacgctaaatgtacccgccattttgaacaaagtgtggtatgtatacacgacgtgttatccatgatgctttgtttatttattgtcttccgcgatggtgcatattattttacGGTTATACACACGTATTTTTaaagcagtgaatgcaaaaaaattagtggatggcttgtaggagatgtttatttttgtgtgtttttcaaaagcggcagttcgttgtaaagggaatttcactatttcggaacaaataaaattcggtatttagaggttaaaacagcattgatcttctggcagttcggcgggaccaaaattttatttcgttgcatggtttttttcgttaaatagaatattcgttaatggacgTTTTACtttacaagtaaaaatatttaattttttttatcttattccCAGTTTTAGAAAACAATCAATTCTTCGTTGCGGTCcgtaagatttttataaatatgtgacGACGtgaaaaaccatattttgaatgTCATAATGTTAGAGAATTTTTGTGAATTAATAGACTCAATTAAGTAGCCTTCAAAGTTTTGAAACCACGAACTATTAGTTGATATTTGGTGAAAAAAATGTTCGTAATGAATGCAAATATCTTAAATTATGCAGtacgtgaatttaaaaaaaaactcttaaaaacaaattacagttGTTTGCAATTCATGGATATAGTCTGGAACGCAATACAAATAATAATGGAATTTAGTAAGTATCTTCTGACATTCATGGGTTTGTGTGCAACGGGCCGTACAATGACAAGTTCTCCATGAATCAATCTTAAATCAGACAATTTATAAATTGGTGAACATAAGTATATATTGCATTCCACCAGTTTGAATGGCTTGTTGCATCAGCTGTCACAGCCACGCAAGGTGAGGACACATGCATCCACAGCAATGGACATAGCTGACAGCTGTCAGATATTACTACACATGGCCATGTACATCTTGTATAAAAGAGGACAGGGTGAGTGGTACAAAACAAGCCGGTGTCCCCTGGCATCTAGTGCAGCGGCATGCGGCGGAACCAGAAGCGGGCGCGGAAGTCGTCCGAGCACGTGAGGAACGCCGGGGCGTTGGGCGAGTGGGCGATCAGCCGCACCGGTCCGTTGTGCCCTGCAGAAACAACACATTCGACCACGTGCGAGCTACTGTGACTGCCAGTGCAATAGGAGCTTATTTTTACCACTCGTTTCCATACTGAAGCTCATGTGGTATATATCTTTCTTAACCTTTGCCTCCTTCATGGAACTACATGTTGACCGTTCCTGTTGTTGCACTCGGCAAGACGGCGGCCGTCGACATGAGGTGTGACAACTGCAAGCCCTATATCCTTTGAGAGAGCCAACCGAGAGCAGTCATGCCAACATTCGGGCAGTACGTTGAACACACCAACATGATCCTGCACAGTTTGTTAGTTCATGTGTTCCTGCACCTCAATATCACTATGAAATTATCACAAATGAAACCAGTTTACATTGAGATAAGATGTTTGTTTCTCCCAAGAAAAAAGAGAAATGCCAACACAAGCAACTCGTACCACCAAATCAAAATGTGGATGCAGAATCACGGTCCAGAGGGCCTGGGAtgactccaggcaaatgctggtaCGTGCCTCACTCGACTGTAGTATGGTCTGTTTTATCAAGAAGTGCTGGTAGACTCGGCATTCAGAGACTATGCCGCGAGGTTGTTAACCGGCGCCGTGCCAACGCGGGGGCCGGGCGACTCACCCAGGGACAACAGCTGCTTGCGCGACGCGTTGCGCGAGTTCCAGGCGCACAGCGACGTGGTCGCCTCATCCGGGAACAGCACGTAGTCCTCGGTGTGGTTGAACACTGCCTGTGCCTTGTGATCCTGCTTGCCTGCCACACACAACATTGCCCGACTCACAGCAAGGCCACGCTCCGAGTCTCCGTGGCCGGCGGGGCATACGTGTTGTAACATTTCAAACACATGTCTCAGTAAATAATCTTAAGTAGGAAACAACTACACTGCATTGCATATTAACTTATACAGCTATTGGATCTAAAGAAGAAAACAAATGTGAGCTGAAGAAACAAGGCATTCCTGACGCTCAGAGTCGGGTCGAACCAGGGCCTTGTGGGTTCATTCCGCGGTCGTGCAAGCAAGTTACAGAGAGAAAAACTGGAAGACGTCAGAGCTGCCAATGAAGGCAAGCATTCCCTTTCATTCAATACACCAAGTGAAGTCCAACTGAATCCATGCCGGATCATGAAAGACTCCACTCATCAGAACTCTGAATGACTGTTAAATGAGCATTTGCATAAACCGACTTGATTATAAAGAAACCACTCTATGTACGTATGTACACAGCAGAGAACTGATTAATAAAAGTTTTAGTGTTACTGATCATAGTCTTAATGGTAAGAGTGTAGTCACAcgaaagataaaataatttttctgtttacATATATGTACTATCATATCTAGTCTAAAGAGAGAAGAGTAAGATGTGATTTATAATAACTAGGTATGTAGGATGTGTGGATGCAACCATTTTAACTAAGTGCGTTGATCCATACATGTCTTTGTCTTTCAAACGTACACATCCCCACAAACGTCACTAGACATTCTGGATACAGCCACTCAGCCTTGGGTTCTTGCCAGTAGAGTAATTTACAAGTTCTTCATTTGTAAATGAACTCACTGTTTGCACCTAATGACATCAGATTACACCTATAATTTAATAAACTGGCTAGAAAATAGAATACACAGAAAATAGGGACCATTTTTTAAACACTGGAAATAGTGAGAGGTGTTCAATTGATCAGTCCATGGTTAGGCACGTTCTGCAATTGAACGGcttgcgttcagattttttcaagACAGATTTTGATTGTTGACCTAAGCCCTCAAGTTGTAGTACTGCGCTGTTGGTGTTTCTAGCTTGCTCAAAGTTTATCGttactgttggttttcatttcagtacagtgttttaCAGCTACTTacattcacaaataattttttgaaggaGAGCTCTGAGTCACGGACGCACGTgatatcacaagtttttttttttaaacagtaatgctcaacaatttttttatatctacagtaAAATCTTTTTGTTgcaaccccatttattgcgaccacctctctattacaactcaatttcgaggaaccgtgaaaaaattgccgaaaatccgaagaaaatcggacagaaaataagtttctctaaaaatagataccacttcctgtcgaccgctgtcagcactTGACAACCCACATTCCacatccctttgccggcagggtgcagataaaggttttcgTGGCAAactgtttacgtttagctttttgcgcccttgctcaccctctccccataccgtgcgctgcggccgatctcggatgctgtTTGTACTTGTTAACAAAAACGTTATCTGCTATATTTTaacaagagtaaaaatatattaaaactgtcagacaatagataaaagctttatgtgtccgcaaaacagggcacaacactggcccgccagttgttttaattcaaaacgtggctaaagaacttgcatggatcaagctgaaaacatccggcaatacgtgtaggttataacaaggaatcttgttatgaattgagatgttatgtttttcgagtagatatacacagcgaccaactggatgcacgcccgcctcgacttgttttaactgccgcagcgatgtttattttgacagctcaagcaattatcttttcccgtgggttgacagaaaaaggtcgcttaacccagcataaaaaaaaaaaactacgccacttattccccacgcaggaaacacactggctgccgtctgtctcccccttCCGTTCTTCTAACACTTCACGTCTCgtctctcgcgcgagcaataacgaaacAACCACGCATGGGCCGTTTAaagctttgtttggtgacagcagcttggttttattcggtatattccttttcataggacccttgctattaaaatacacttatatttaagtttgaaagcttgtaaattccttgccagagatgactgaactcgaacttggtgtgaaaagtgacatattttgacatacttttttttgggtgTTTTTGGGGGGAGaaaggggtccgaaaatatttacaatgtacttacccctccctcaccggtTTAGTACCTctttcataatagcccaattttacgggagaagggagggtgaaatgagcattttctcactgaaggttttttaaAGGAGAGCGAGTTGGGGTGTTATAAACCATcgactagatggtttgtgtgtctgggagggatgagctagccttgaagaatgttaacgaggggagggaggggtgagctgaTGCAtttgaagccgctgccgccagccagccgggcgagcttagtgtgcACCCgatcgcgttgcagaacctaccgctgccatatttttaaaggaaacgtcccattatttttttgttattcttacatgaacattattggaagtattacagccgacacaaaaatacgctgtgtgttaaaatgaacatattttaatgatctttcgtttcttttttttttttaatttttttttctgattttcacattttggccaattttttgacggttcccgagaatgtagtCGTAAAATCACTGTTACGTTAAATCcagggttcgtgacatcggggttctagtgtatttaactacggcaaggagaaaacgtacatgtaaactaaccagtaaaaataaactgtcttttgacatattttcttcagaggtggcctgtagggcgagggacttgtcatgaaggtcgaagtgggtttaaagcaagccgtctagcattgtgagtgacagcatcctgccattgtacggctggtttcttagcgagtagcggtttgtaAGGtggtgggaagggggaggggggggcgaaataaactgaaaatttcggaatacatatattacgaccccccctctattacaaccctattcctgggaacagTGAGGGgttgtttcagagaggtttgactgtatagtgcagcttattacaacaattttaaaTACCATTCTACTAAATGTTGATTTGGTGTTCTCATTAAAACTATTGATGTTCTATAACCTGGAAAAGTTCCTAATCCAGCTCTAAGGTCCTTCACCTAGACAGGAACGTCGCTACAGAGGCGGACTCACCAGTGGTGCCGGCGCCGGTGTACGCGATCAGACAGCGGCTTGTCGACAGCTCCCACAGCTTCACCAGCGAGTCCTTGCCGGACGACAGCAGGTACTGCAACACCACATCTCGTACCGAGCGTACTCACATTCAGGACGTGAGCAGCACTAGACCGCTCCACCGCTCTCTGCCAACCACTGGCTTCATCTCCAACAGGCCTACAGCACACGACTGAGTGAGGTGTGTGACGATGATGTTACGTCTACATAACTTGTTAAACATTAGACGCGTTTCAGAGGACATGGCTTTCAATCCTGGTTGGatcatttacatttacattaaacaaAAAGCACTCTTAAGCTAAGCCAAGCAGATAATACCTGCCCTTGTGTCGTGCATCAGTCTAACCACCTCCTTCGTTTTGCAATGGTACAAAGTTTGTAAGCTTTTTGTTCAAACTGTGGTGTTCTAAAGAAATACGGCCTTAAGCTATGTCTGCTGCCTGTTGAGGGGCTAAACGCAATAAAGGAGGGAAAGGGGGTGTGTTTGAGTGTGTCGCTTTGCAGCAGTGATTATGATTCTCTCCCCCTCTCTTATCAGTTTTAAATGTCCATGAACTGGCATCACACACAATCATCACATATCTATCTCAACAGGTTTTGATTTTTGTGACGCAACTGaattcaaacattgtttttgcatGTGATTTCCTACGCTTTCTACTGCAATTATTTCATTCATGACAAAACAACTGTACGAGCATGCTGGTTTTTATTGCAggaaactgacaaaaaaattgaaaaggaaACGTGCAggggagggtaaaaaaaaaatttttacaataaatggtAAGGAAAACGTGGGCATAAAAAATGTCTGTACTAATTTGGTTAGGAGAGAGTTGGGGCAGGGGAAGGGGCTATAAAGAATGAGGGGGGAGAGGAGAAGTACCGAGGGTGTTTCTTAGGAGGCAATAAACTGACACCTGGTACATTAAGACTTCACTTGTGTTCTACTAGAGCCAGATATATGGTGCGAACCATATTCAAGTGCAACCCTTACTGTgaaaatgttaagatttttatGCCCAAAATTATAGATTGAACCCACGTGCAGAGGCGACTCTTCTGCGGGCTAGCACGGTGCGCACCTTGCCATTCCTGGTGAAGCAGACGGAGCACACCTCCGCCCCATCGTGTGCCTTCAGGAAGGTGTTGACGCAGCGGTTCGACACTCCGTCCCACACCTTGATGCTGCCGTCCACGCTGCTGGAGGCGCACAGCTTCCCGTCCACGCTAtacctgcacacacacacacacacgtgcacgcCACCGCACGGACCTGAACGAGCCCTGGGGCAGCCCGCACCGGCTTCCCCCGGCCTCACAGCGGCTCCACTCTCACAACCAGGGCGGCTCAGAGAAACTACAGGGTCCCTCCACATTACACAGTACAGTTTTTCAAATCCCAACTTTCTAAACATATTTAAAGTTCTAACGTTATCATGGCCATAAATGCAAATGTGAACTGCATGTATTGCATAATTTGTCCATTAGCAATAAATGTACAATTTCGCACTACTAACAGGGTAAACTCGAGCATTAACAAGTCTTGACACTCATCCAGACCCTCCAGGTGCCCGGGCTACGATGAttctccacccccctccccccgccacaGGGACAGACCATCTCAAAGTCTCTGCTATCAATGTTCCAACCATTCCAGCCCTCCGTCTCATCCAACACTGCACTCTGTTTCTGCTCTGCTCCACTATCCGCTTAGTAAAGTTCCAGCAATTGTCTGTAACATCACAAGTTTCAAACACTACAATCATTTCTCGTTTGGGATACCCACAATCAATCTTTCACTTAATAACACTTCGAAACTGCCTAAAAATTTCTAGTGCAAGTTAGAtgtcaaactatttttttttttccttcagggaATGCTCTTCAAGTGAatgttagtttaaatgttttgtcGACACCTGATTGACGGGTAAACTAATTTTTTGCCCCCTCTGCCCACCAAAAGCTGAATTCTTATAAAAGTTGCTTCCGAGTGAAAGCCTTAGTCTCCAGGCATTCTGGGCTTGCCACTCTGCTGGGTTTTATGCAAGTTTTAGGAAAGTCTTACTGCGCAgaactaataatgtaataatattcagtccatcgaaaaaaaaaaaaaactcataaattatatTGCTATACAATGAAATAATTGTGTATCATTAAAATagttcctcaaaaatttaaaatattacacGAAAATTTCTAACAGAAAACAAATAGAGTTATAGGTTTACTTAACACATAGTGAAATTTTCTGAAAACAAATGTAACTTCTTTTCACACCTGTGcagatggaattttttaaaaaaaatccacaactCAGTTTGAGAGCCGACCGCAAGACGAGCTGCAGGGTGAGGAGCGACTCACTTGAGCGAGGTAACGCCGCCCGTGTGCTGGTGACTCGGCACGCTGCACACGTAGCACTGCGCCGTGTTCACGTCGTACAGCCGCACCACCGGGTGGTTCGTGCCCACCACCAGGTAGTCCCCCGTCGGGTGGAAGGACATGCAGCGGATCTGGTCGGCGTCCTGTGGCACGTCGCAGCACGTCACGTCACGGGGCGGCCCGCGGGACTAGGGACTACTTTCGCTCCGCAGCAaacaaacaacttccgcaaaaaCAACATTACGTCACAGATTATTCACTACAGTGCCGGAGAGAATTATGAAGAGTTAGAAAGAAAGAATCGGCAAAGGAAAGATGCAATCTGAGGATTTTAGGAGAAAATAAGGTGGGTGCAACAGCAACAAACGGCATGGAGTGAGCAGgtgagaaaactttaaaaaaaagtaaagttatgATCATGACAAGAAACAAAACTGGAGAAAGGCGTGCATTCAATTAGATGGTGTTGAGTTGAAAAAGGTGGAAAAACAAGCAGGGAAATTAAGGAGATGCATTCTGCAGGTGTGTATTGTCACCTCGTCACAGCACTGGCGACCCTAGACTTTGCAGAACCTTGATATTTTGTAGAAGGGCCCTACTGAATGGAATAGTCCccggacaaaaaaaatttacacaatatTTGAAACCATGTTTTAAAGCCAATCTGGaacttaaattttacttttatggttattaattttcttttattatgcaacttatttagtttatacatttttttactgGGTCAGAAATTTCCCGTGGTGCGTTTATGCGAAAGTTGGTACAAACTGTGAGGCTCGACCGAGAATGGACTAGGAGCTTTGAGGCTGTGATGTTACATTCGGAAAGCAGACACGCACCGTGATGGTGCGGAAGGCCTTCTTCACAGAGGTCTTGCTGTAGTCGAACAGCTTGATGGAGAAGTCGCGGCTGCCGGACACCAGGATGGGCTCGCGGGGGTGGAACTCCAGGCACGTCACCTCCTCCAGGTGGTCGTACAGCGTGCGTATCACCGGGTGTCCCTGGGTGTCTCCGACGGGCTCGCCCCCGTCCGGAGCCGACTTGGCCAGCATGCGGTCCACGTCCAGGATCTGCGCACCCGCACGACCACGGCACATTGCACCCGACCACAGACATTCAACATGACGGCGATCTTGATTACCAGCCGCTCACCAGAACTTTCAAACTGTACAACACAGGTTGTACAAAAAAGGTTGCCGAGGATAATCGTGTACATTAACCAAAAAAAACCTGTCTAGatgtcattttaaataattatttattaaattatacggtgaaaacattaaattaccataaaaaataaaatttcttccaATCTTCGATTGTCTGAAACCACCACTGGCTCTGTGGTGAGAGAAGCAGATCAACATTCTCCAAATGTCAAAAGCAAAAGAGAGAAAACTGCTCCAAGCACAATCAACACTTCCACTATCTGGTGGATGCACTCTCTGAACTCACACGCCGCTTGCCTGAACGAGACCGCAGGAGCAAAGGGCAACCGGCCACCTTACCTTGATGGAGGCGTCCACGCTACCCGTCGCGATGAGCTGGCCGTCACAGCTGAAGGCGCCCGCACGGCAGTTGCCCTTGTGGGACGTGACGTAC of the Bacillus rossius redtenbacheri isolate Brsri chromosome 10, Brsri_v3, whole genome shotgun sequence genome contains:
- the LOC134536195 gene encoding cleavage stimulation factor subunit 1, giving the protein MTENPDAKNIIKGRDFLYRLMISQLFYDGHQSLAVGLAAVVQADPPCPPSDRLLHLVLVGLQHEPDRQSKASAPPALDSLLGPGLDLEYETDVDTMAPEPALYETAYVTSHKGNCRAGAFSCDGQLIATGSVDASIKILDVDRMLAKSAPDGGEPVGDTQGHPVIRTLYDHLEEVTCLEFHPREPILVSGSRDFSIKLFDYSKTSVKKAFRTITDADQIRCMSFHPTGDYLVVGTNHPVVRLYDVNTAQCYVCSVPSHQHTGGVTSLKYSVDGKLCASSSVDGSIKVWDGVSNRCVNTFLKAHDGAEVCSVCFTRNGKYLLSSGKDSLVKLWELSTSRCLIAYTGAGTTGKQDHKAQAVFNHTEDYVLFPDEATTSLCAWNSRNASRKQLLSLGHNGPVRLIAHSPNAPAFLTCSDDFRARFWFRRMPLH